The genome window GCCCTCCCAATCGAGTGCACCAATCCCACTATCAGAAGCATTCGGATACCGTTTTTTTATTTCAGTGGCTAATTTTTCAGTATCAACTGATTGATAGCTATCGCCAACGATGTTAAATGTATATACCGCTTTTATGTCATTACTATCAAAGAATGTTTTAACTGAAGGGCTAACATCTGTAATAGAAACGTATAACTTTTGGTTATTGCTTTGCGCCCTAACTGAACAACTTAAAGTGAGTGAAAAAGCGGCGACATTTAACAAGACAAAACTTAATCTTTTAAGAGGGGTTTTAACTAATTTCATTTTTTTTGATTTTGTTTGAATAAATATATTTTTAAATTATCTCTGTAATTCTTGCAGTAATTTACAAATTATTTTCTAGCTGCCTGACAATTTTAGCCGGATTACCTGCAACGATGCAGAAAGGTGGAACATCTTTTGTAACAACGCTCCTGGCACCAACAATAGCTCCTACACCAACTGTAACACCCTTTAGAATCATTGACTCGGCACCTATCCAGGCATGATCTTCTATTTTAATTGGTTTCGAATTAACAACGTCCCATTTTTTATTTTTTAAATAATTCCCTTTCTCGCTTAAATAATCAGCATAAGTTTGTTGAATATCCATATCTCTGTCTTTATAATTAAGTGAATGCGAATCGTGGTCATAAAACGTAACACCCCATGCCACCATTATATCATTACCTAAAATAATGCCTGTTTTGGCAATAATGGACGAATTTCCCATGTAAACCCTATCTCCAATTTCAACTTTAGCCTCCGGTGTTTCAAGAAAAACCGATACTCCCAACAAACATTTATCGCCGATAACAACTTTATGCTCTTGTAAGCTGGTCGATCGATTTTTATTTATCGAAAAATTAGGTAAAAATTTACTGTCGCCTGCCTGTAAAACCGCGCTATATCTTTTAGTAACTCCTAAAATCCTGTTTAATAAATAATTAACTATCTTGTTCATTTCGCTCGACAATTGATTTTATAATTCT of Mucilaginibacter xinganensis contains these proteins:
- a CDS encoding acyltransferase — encoded protein: MNKIVNYLLNRILGVTKRYSAVLQAGDSKFLPNFSINKNRSTSLQEHKVVIGDKCLLGVSVFLETPEAKVEIGDRVYMGNSSIIAKTGIILGNDIMVAWGVTFYDHDSHSLNYKDRDMDIQQTYADYLSEKGNYLKNKKWDVVNSKPIKIEDHAWIGAESMILKGVTVGVGAIVGARSVVTKDVPPFCIVAGNPAKIVRQLENNL